The segment CCAGTCGCACAACCGAGCAACGCTGCGAACCGCCTCCACAAAAACCGGCCGGCAATCAGGGTAGATGGTGTGGTCGCCCGCGTGGGCCGCGTAAGCAACGGCGTCGTACCTCAGGCTCACCGCCCACCCGATCGCCACTGAAAGCATGATCATGTTGCGGTTCGGCACGATGGTGGCCTTCATCGTCTCGTCGGTGTAATGGCCGCTGGGGACCGGGATCGAGTCAGTCAGGGCACTTCCGGCCAGCAGCGACCGCAAACCCCTCAGGTCGGCAACGCGGTATTCGACGCCCACATCGCGACAGATGGCCTGCCCCGCGTCGAGTTCCCGCCGGTGTCGCTGCCCGTAGTCGACTCCCAGGCAGCGCACTTCATGACCTTCGGCGCGCAGCTTGTACAGCAACACCGTCGAATCCAACCCGCCGCTGTGGATCAACACAATCCGCATGACCGCTCAGAACGCTGTTGCCCGTCCTCCAGGGCGGCCGAGCCTCACCCGTGGCCAAACCCACCAGGCAACATCCGCATTCGTACAATACGAGGCCGGTCCTGCGTTTTCCAGCGGTGTCGCAGGGGATCAGGCCGCCAGTCAATCAGGTACGCCAATGAACGGCACAACCGCCAGCATCAAAGGTGGATACTCGCCCTCGATCGGAAGCAACCTGTTCAACGCATGCACGTAGGCCCAAGTAGGGAGTGGTCAGAATGGGAGCAGTACCGTCGAACAAGACCCCTTCGCCATCATCGACGGCGCTCAGTATCGTCGCCTGCCTGGCATGGCGGGCGATATCAGACCCCCTGGGGAACACGATCGGATCGAGCGTGGAAGCGGGCTTCTGCTTGGAATCGAATCCGCGAAACGCCCCGGCCAAAGCAATCGTCTGTTGAAGCATCGGAATGTAATGGTCGTAGATGCCCCGCGAAAACCCGCCTGGCGGCATGTACAGCAGGAAACACGCGTCGGGCG is part of the Phycisphaerae bacterium genome and harbors:
- the queC gene encoding 7-cyano-7-deazaguanine synthase QueC, giving the protein MRIVLIHSGGLDSTVLLYKLRAEGHEVRCLGVDYGQRHRRELDAGQAICRDVGVEYRVADLRGLRSLLAGSALTDSIPVPSGHYTDETMKATIVPNRNMIMLSVAIGWAVSLRYDAVAYAAHAGDHTIYPDCRPVFVEAVRSVARLCDWRPIELLAPFVGKSKADIVRIGAELGVPFERTWSCYRGGELHCGTCGTCVERREAFQKAGIADRTVYRGQ